From the genome of Phycodurus eques isolate BA_2022a chromosome 22, UOR_Pequ_1.1, whole genome shotgun sequence, one region includes:
- the net1 gene encoding neuroepithelial cell-transforming gene 1 protein has translation MVAYDELGSLVPIKRTLQVIDCQNQLHKDLEEPSNKRVRSLGRVTSLANLISPVKNGAVRRFGQTIQASFRSDGKLPAMPQKPCSKAAAPTPPKRRNSTLWSETLDVHQKETLTTKEIKRQEAIFELSRGEQDLIEDLQLARKAYHDPMLKLSIMSEEELSHIFGNLDAYIPLHEDLLAQLSKATGSNGTVGQIGQIVVNWLPRLDAYKEYCSNQLAAKALLDQKKQDRRVQDFLQRCLESPFSRKLDLWSFLDIPRSRLVKYPLLLREILRHTPPEHPDATSLEQAITIIQGVLSDINMKKGESECLYYIDKLEYLDDRQRDPRLEQCKSLLCHGELRNKSGTKLHVFLFTELLVLTRSVTRNERQCFQVYRQPIPVQDLVLDDLQDGDVRMGGSFRGAFSNADKAKNIFRVRAQDPGQAQSHTLQVNDVFHKQQWLNCLRSAISVHRPHGEPASPTTTTDVRSKRRPSSVSAIVHMEETDENCPQRATQSAPSSPCGTATPSPSDSPSSSTSSSPVPPPASQKTKKDKKYLYSLGKRKETMV, from the exons ATGGTGGCTTACGATGAACTGGGAAGCTTGGTGCCTATCAAACGGACGCTGCAAGTGATAGACTGCCAGAACCAACTCCACAAGGATTTAGAG GAACCCAGCAACAAGCGTGTCCGTTCTCTCGGCAGGGTGACGTCGTTAGCCAACCTCATCTCTCCGGTGAAGAATGGGGCCGTCCGGCGCTTCGGCCAAACCATCCAG GCCTCCTTCCGGAGCGATGGCAAGTTGCCGGCCATGCCCCAGAAGCCTTGCAGCAAGGCGGCGGCCCCCACGCCACCTAAAAGGAGAAACAGCACACTGTGGTCGGAGACGCTCGACGTGCACCAGAAAGAAACCTTAACCACCAAAGAGATCAAGCGACAGGAG GCCATATTTGAGCTGTCTCGTGGAGAACAAGACCTGATTGAGGACCTCCAACTTGCACGCAAG GCATATCATGACCCAATGCTGAAGCTCTCCATAATGTCTGAAGAGGAGCTCTCGCACATTTTCGGCAACCTGGACGCCTATATCCCTCTGCATGAGGACTTGCTGGCCCAGCTCTCTAAAGCGACAGGCTCCAATGGAACTGTGGGCCAGATCGGTCAGATTGTTGTAAACTGG CTACCCAGGCTGGACGCTTATAAGGAGTACTGCAGCAACCAGCTGGCCGCCAAGGCCCTGCTTGACCAGAAGAAACAAGACCGGCGGGTGCAGGACTTCCTGCAGCGCTGCCTGGAGTCACCCTTCAGCCGGAAGCTGGACCTCTGGAGCTTCCTAGACATTCCGCGCTCCCGACTGGTGAAGTACCCGCTCCTGCTCAGGGAAATCCTGAGACACACTCCGCCAGAGCATCCGGACGCCACTAGCTTGGAACAAGCA ATCACCATCATCCAAGGAGTGCTGTCTGACATCAACATGAAGAAGGGCGAGTCCGAGTGCTTGTACTACATCGACAAGCTGGAGTATCTGGACGACCGCCAGAGAGATCCCCGTCTCGAACAGTGCAAAAGCCTGCTGTGTCACGGCGAGCTTCGCAACaagagcggcacg AAGCTGCACGTGTTCCTGTTCACCGAGCTACTCGTCCTGACCCGCTCAGTCACCCGAAATGAGCGCCAATGTTTCCAAGTGTATCGGCAGCCCATTCCCGTGCAGGACCTGGTATTGGACGACCTGCAGGACGGCGACGTCAGGATGGGCGGTTCTTTCAGAGGCGCCTTTAGCAATGCTGATAAAG CCAAGAACATTTTCCGCGTTCGCGCCCAAGACCCCGGCCAAGCGCAGTCGCACACGCTCCAGGTCAACGATGTATTCCACAAGCAGCAGTGGCTCAACTGCCTGCGCAGCGCCATCTCCGTCCACCGGCCTCACGGCGAGCCCGCCTCGCCGACAACAACAACGGACGTCCGTTCCAAGCGCCGCCCGTCCTCCGTCTCCGCCATTGTCCACATGGAGGAGACGGACGAGAACTGCCCGCAGCGGGCCACCCAGTCTGCCCCCAGCTCGCCATGCGGCACTGCCACCCCGTCCCCCTCCGACTCCCCCTCGTCCTCCACGTCATCGTCGCCCGTTCCCCCGCCAGCGTCTCAGAAGACCAAAAAGGACAAGAAATACCTTTATTCATTAGGGAAGAGAAAAGAGACCATGGTGTGA